From Pseudarthrobacter equi, a single genomic window includes:
- a CDS encoding SLC13 family permease: MKQFAWAKAARSYLLPGAALAAGLAALATGILPLPAFSELAGRTVPILGFVLAMSMVTELVDEAGLFRAVTGRLAALGRGRVFTLWLLVIALATVSTVFLSLDTTAVLVTPVVVLLAMHAGIPPLPFALTSIWLANTASLLLPVSNLTNLLAQERLGLSPVQFAGLVWAPAAVGLLVPLVLLWLAFRRDLRGQYRPRPVRPARDRPLLAIAAATLLVLLPALVSGLPVQYPALAAAAFLMAVFAWRRPAALKWSMVPWRPLMLTAGLFMLMEALHANGLTALLDGVAGSGEDLRALLQLAGVGAGAANVANNLPAYLALEPVADSPARLAALLIGVNLGPLVSPWASLATLLWHERLRVLNVPVRWGGFALAGLVAALLTLPLAVLALWSVSGMH, from the coding sequence GTGAAGCAGTTCGCATGGGCCAAGGCTGCCCGCAGTTACCTGCTGCCCGGTGCCGCGCTGGCGGCAGGCCTGGCAGCACTGGCCACAGGCATACTCCCCCTGCCGGCGTTCAGTGAGCTGGCCGGACGGACGGTGCCCATCCTGGGCTTTGTCCTGGCCATGTCCATGGTCACCGAACTGGTGGACGAGGCCGGGCTCTTCCGCGCGGTGACGGGAAGGCTCGCAGCCCTGGGCCGGGGCAGGGTGTTCACGCTGTGGCTGCTGGTGATCGCACTGGCCACCGTGTCCACGGTCTTCCTATCCCTGGACACCACCGCTGTACTGGTGACGCCGGTGGTGGTCCTCCTGGCCATGCACGCCGGAATTCCGCCGCTGCCGTTCGCCCTGACCAGCATCTGGCTGGCCAACACGGCCTCGCTGCTGCTGCCCGTCTCCAACCTGACCAACCTGCTGGCCCAGGAGCGGCTGGGGCTGAGCCCGGTGCAGTTCGCCGGGCTGGTGTGGGCGCCTGCAGCGGTGGGCTTGTTGGTCCCCCTTGTCCTGCTGTGGCTGGCGTTCCGGCGCGACCTCCGCGGGCAGTACCGGCCACGGCCCGTCCGCCCGGCCCGGGACCGGCCCCTTCTGGCGATAGCCGCGGCCACGCTGCTGGTCCTGCTGCCGGCGCTGGTGTCCGGCCTGCCGGTCCAGTACCCCGCACTTGCCGCGGCCGCTTTCCTCATGGCTGTGTTCGCCTGGCGCCGGCCGGCGGCCTTGAAGTGGTCCATGGTGCCGTGGCGGCCCCTGATGCTGACGGCCGGACTGTTCATGCTGATGGAAGCCCTGCATGCCAACGGCCTCACCGCCCTGCTCGATGGCGTGGCAGGTTCCGGCGAGGACCTTCGCGCACTCCTTCAGCTGGCCGGGGTGGGGGCGGGCGCTGCGAACGTGGCCAACAACCTGCCGGCCTACCTCGCCTTGGAACCCGTGGCGGACTCCCCCGCCCGGCTTGCCGCGCTCCTGATCGGGGTCAACCTTGGGCCGCTGGTGAGCCCGTGGGCATCCCTGGCCACGCTGCTGTGGCACGAGCGGCTCCGCGTTCTGAACGTCCCCGTCAGGTGGGGCGGCTTCGCGCTGGCCGGGCTGGTGGCGGCGCTGCTGACGCTCCCCCTCGCCGTCCTGGCCCTGTGGTCCGTGTCAGGAATGCACTAA